In Synechococcus sp. CC9616, the following are encoded in one genomic region:
- the petM gene encoding cytochrome b6-f complex subunit PetM, which yields MAQEIFGIAAVFWVLIPIGLAGGALLLKLQGD from the coding sequence ATGGCTCAGGAAATCTTCGGCATCGCTGCCGTTTTCTGGGTGCTGATTCCGATCGGGCTTGCTGGTGGCGCCCTTCTCTTAAAGCTTCAGGGCGACTGA
- a CDS encoding CAP domain-containing protein: MTDFLSKGKPLRVSVDGDLSDKTFSIDRKPGRFFSLSFKSSAFFPRITVEHGTDVLTQATCFNSACSTGTIDGEKYPDDNLIARVATINGSSGSFKLRLKDHGDLDSITRKVVRLTNRERRRQGIDKLSFNSKLQKAAQNHVEDMDRSGRYLGHDSSDGRELRDRINEVDYDWSYIAENAASGQSSPKRAVEAWMNSPGHRANILDPEIKEIGVGYAIDDVNATPYWVQNFGSSS; this comes from the coding sequence ATGACAGATTTTCTATCAAAAGGTAAGCCTCTACGTGTTTCGGTCGATGGTGATCTTTCAGATAAAACCTTTTCGATTGACCGAAAGCCTGGACGCTTTTTCTCTTTGAGCTTTAAAAGTTCTGCTTTTTTTCCGCGCATCACTGTTGAACACGGAACAGACGTTCTGACTCAAGCAACTTGTTTTAATTCAGCTTGCTCTACTGGCACGATTGATGGCGAGAAGTATCCAGATGACAATCTGATTGCCCGGGTGGCGACGATCAACGGCAGTAGCGGTTCGTTCAAGCTTCGCCTAAAAGATCACGGTGACCTGGATTCGATTACCCGCAAGGTGGTTCGGCTCACGAATCGAGAACGGAGACGTCAAGGAATCGACAAACTCAGTTTCAACTCAAAACTTCAAAAGGCCGCACAAAATCATGTTGAAGATATGGACCGAAGCGGTCGTTATCTCGGGCATGACAGCAGCGATGGTCGAGAACTGCGTGATCGCATCAATGAGGTGGATTACGACTGGAGCTACATCGCAGAAAACGCAGCGTCCGGACAATCCTCTCCGAAGCGTGCTGTTGAGGCTTGGATGAACAGTCCAGGCCATCGGGCCAACATTCTTGACCCTGAAATCAAAGAAATCGGGGTCGGTTACGCCATCGACGATGTCAACGCGACGCCTTACTGGGTGCAGAATTTTGGCTCGTCGTCTTAA
- a CDS encoding N2,N2-dimethylguanosine tRNA methyltransferase codes for MWSAAAVTALADQDNHYREGAAELTLGTGFFRRESRPARDLSVLLAAQQARDRGDQQQLRWLDLMSGCGVRALRWGLEAAAGCRIPPWIHANDADPDRLAVLQANCEPLLERGLRPRLTGRAAEQLLAEQQLNAERFDLIDLDAFGSPGPLIQPALQRLRRGGILFLASTDGRSPTGHERVGAVRSLGAAARVHPASWELALRHQLGLIARLAWMNGHGISPLLSFSDGRTFRTAVRLQQNPDPRQDENLGLLARCEACGDQQEQSLLRLTGWPSCCCRSGQGRWMVSGPLWLGPLQDPAAIEGLMQQTVPIAEATTRLLKRLHADRGSPARVWPTAELSQRLALQGAPPLQKLVAALQGAGHQAVASGVMSGQLRTDAKFPELLQLCRHCCPDEI; via the coding sequence GTGTGGAGTGCAGCGGCAGTCACAGCGCTGGCGGATCAGGACAATCACTATCGCGAAGGAGCGGCCGAGCTGACTCTCGGCACTGGCTTTTTTCGGCGTGAATCGCGCCCAGCCAGGGATCTCTCGGTGTTGTTGGCCGCTCAGCAGGCGCGAGATCGAGGCGATCAACAGCAGCTGCGCTGGTTGGACCTGATGAGCGGCTGCGGCGTCCGCGCCCTGCGTTGGGGGTTGGAGGCGGCAGCGGGGTGCCGGATCCCGCCATGGATTCACGCCAATGACGCGGATCCCGATCGTTTGGCTGTGCTGCAGGCCAATTGCGAGCCGCTGTTGGAGCGGGGTCTTCGCCCAAGGCTCACGGGTCGAGCCGCTGAGCAACTGCTGGCGGAACAGCAGCTGAACGCTGAACGTTTTGACCTGATTGATCTGGACGCTTTCGGCAGCCCGGGGCCCTTGATTCAGCCTGCCCTGCAACGCCTGCGTCGTGGGGGGATTCTCTTCCTTGCGAGCACGGATGGTCGATCACCAACCGGCCACGAACGTGTTGGAGCCGTTCGCAGCCTCGGCGCTGCCGCACGGGTTCATCCGGCCAGCTGGGAGTTGGCTCTCCGCCATCAACTCGGGCTGATCGCACGCCTGGCCTGGATGAATGGCCACGGGATCTCGCCTTTGCTCAGTTTCAGTGATGGACGCACCTTTCGAACGGCGGTGCGTTTGCAACAAAACCCGGATCCCAGGCAGGACGAAAATCTGGGGTTGCTGGCGCGCTGTGAGGCCTGTGGTGATCAGCAGGAGCAAAGTCTGTTGAGGCTGACGGGATGGCCATCCTGTTGTTGCCGTTCTGGGCAAGGGCGCTGGATGGTGAGTGGTCCTCTCTGGTTGGGCCCGCTGCAGGACCCGGCGGCCATTGAGGGCCTGATGCAACAGACGGTTCCGATTGCTGAAGCCACAACGCGACTGCTCAAGCGCCTGCATGCCGATCGAGGCAGTCCGGCCCGCGTCTGGCCTACGGCCGAGTTGTCCCAACGTCTGGCGCTGCAGGGCGCGCCACCGCTGCAAAAGCTGGTTGCGGCCTTGCAGGGTGCTGGTCATCAGGCTGTGGCCAGCGGTGTGATGTCTGGTCAGCTGCGGACCGATGCCAAATTTCCCGAGCTGTTACAGCTCTGCCGCCATTGCTGCCCGGACGAGATTTAA
- a CDS encoding NAD(P)H-binding protein encodes MQVLVVGGTGTLGRQIARRAIDEGHDVRCMVRTPRKAAFLQEWGCELTRGDLLEPASLDYALDGVDAVIDAATSRPSDPHSIYVTDWDGKVNLLQACERAKVSRYVFLSLLGAHRHREVPLMDIKACTENLLESSDLDYTILQGAAFMQGVIGQFAIPVLESQTVWVSGSPTAIAYMNTQDVARFAVAALQRPETIKGSFPVVGPRAWNTGELVQLCERCSGKTARMFRVQPLLIRLMQGFASFFEPAVNVAERLAFAEVTGGGQALDAPMESSYAAFDLDPDETTNMESYIREYYDTILKRLREMEADLDKDARKKLPF; translated from the coding sequence ATGCAGGTTCTTGTGGTGGGTGGCACGGGCACCCTTGGACGACAAATTGCCCGCCGGGCCATTGATGAGGGGCACGATGTTCGATGCATGGTGAGGACCCCACGCAAGGCTGCTTTCCTGCAGGAGTGGGGATGTGAGCTCACGCGCGGTGATTTGCTCGAGCCCGCCAGCCTTGATTACGCCCTTGATGGCGTCGATGCGGTGATCGATGCAGCGACAAGTCGCCCCAGCGATCCGCACAGTATTTACGTCACCGACTGGGACGGCAAGGTCAATCTTCTGCAGGCTTGCGAACGAGCGAAGGTCAGTCGCTATGTCTTCCTCTCCCTCCTGGGTGCCCATCGCCATCGCGAGGTGCCCCTGATGGACATCAAGGCATGCACAGAGAATCTGCTCGAGTCCTCTGATCTCGATTACACGATTCTTCAGGGTGCTGCATTCATGCAGGGTGTGATCGGTCAGTTCGCCATCCCTGTGCTGGAGAGCCAGACCGTGTGGGTGAGTGGAAGTCCCACGGCGATTGCCTACATGAACACGCAGGATGTGGCGCGCTTTGCTGTCGCCGCTCTGCAGCGACCTGAAACGATTAAAGGCAGCTTCCCCGTTGTTGGACCTCGTGCCTGGAACACCGGTGAACTGGTGCAACTGTGCGAACGCTGCAGCGGTAAAACCGCCCGAATGTTCCGTGTTCAGCCCCTGTTGATCCGTTTGATGCAGGGGTTCGCGTCGTTCTTTGAACCTGCGGTGAATGTGGCCGAACGCCTGGCTTTTGCGGAAGTGACAGGAGGTGGGCAGGCCCTGGATGCGCCGATGGAGTCCAGTTACGCGGCATTTGATCTCGATCCGGATGAGACCACCAACATGGAGAGCTATATCCGTGAGTACTACGACACGATTCTCAAGCGGTTGCGCGAGATGGAGGCGGATCTCGACAAGGACGCCAGGAAAAAACTCCCCTTCTGA
- a CDS encoding DEAD/DEAH box helicase, whose translation MPATIRPREWQTQLTLLLRRRLDSAGSTDRDLLVFAGPGAGKTLGALLAFSSMRREGRLERLVVLCHRTSILEQWQRAFSRLGIDPCQWPECSPSGLSGHGLLLTYQAAARQLDRLQDDLGQWNPDTTLVVADEAHHLGVDPEEPEAAVWGQTFQDISSRFRLRLGLTGTPFRADNLAFCAARRVRLRQGDDVVEQIIPDLCVEPRELIAAGDVRPLEFRFQDGWVEHSREGLPDRDVSPLSAEARESWRARNLRRAIRLADSSSIGQQVLLKAQRRLSSIREHHIRAAGLVIARDINHAEQITRLLEEDGSRVDLVHSQDREAAQRLANFENGSADWLGSIDMCSEGFDAPRLRVVAYLTTVVTRSRFIQGITRAVRMTPELAKDEPIPRHPSYVYAPADPLLMGYARGWSVAEPYVIRAAEDNPSGDEGPQACWSGPSLPLEAVGDGAGTVISLKTPQLPSFLQR comes from the coding sequence CTGCCAGCGACCATCCGCCCTCGGGAATGGCAGACGCAACTAACGCTGCTGCTGCGCCGCCGACTGGACAGTGCAGGATCAACGGATCGCGATCTGCTGGTGTTTGCCGGGCCTGGAGCAGGCAAAACCCTGGGGGCCCTGCTGGCCTTCAGCAGCATGCGGCGGGAGGGACGTCTGGAGCGTCTGGTGGTGCTCTGCCACCGCACCTCAATCCTGGAGCAGTGGCAGCGCGCCTTCAGCAGGCTTGGCATTGATCCCTGCCAGTGGCCAGAGTGCAGCCCGTCGGGACTTTCAGGCCATGGCCTGCTGCTGACCTATCAGGCCGCAGCACGCCAACTTGATCGACTTCAAGACGACCTCGGGCAATGGAATCCGGACACCACCCTTGTGGTCGCCGATGAGGCGCACCATCTGGGCGTGGATCCTGAGGAGCCCGAAGCCGCCGTTTGGGGGCAAACGTTTCAGGACATCAGCAGCCGTTTCCGATTGCGCCTGGGACTGACCGGCACACCCTTCCGAGCCGACAACCTGGCCTTCTGTGCCGCCAGACGGGTCCGCCTTCGACAGGGTGACGATGTGGTGGAGCAGATCATTCCGGATCTATGCGTGGAACCGCGGGAACTGATCGCCGCCGGTGACGTTCGACCGCTGGAATTCCGCTTTCAGGACGGCTGGGTGGAGCACAGCCGCGAGGGGCTGCCTGATCGCGATGTGTCGCCGCTGTCGGCAGAAGCACGCGAAAGCTGGCGGGCACGCAATCTGAGGCGGGCGATCCGCCTGGCCGACAGCAGCAGCATCGGGCAGCAGGTGCTGCTCAAAGCCCAGAGACGGCTGAGCAGCATCCGTGAGCATCACATCCGCGCTGCTGGCCTGGTGATCGCCCGCGACATCAATCATGCGGAGCAGATCACGCGGCTGCTGGAGGAGGACGGCAGCCGGGTTGATCTCGTCCACTCCCAGGATCGGGAGGCCGCTCAACGCCTGGCCAACTTTGAGAACGGCTCCGCCGACTGGCTGGGGAGCATCGACATGTGCTCAGAAGGCTTTGACGCTCCCCGCCTGCGTGTTGTGGCCTACCTGACCACCGTTGTGACCCGAAGCCGGTTCATTCAGGGGATCACCCGCGCCGTGCGGATGACTCCGGAACTCGCCAAGGACGAGCCGATCCCCCGCCACCCCTCTTATGTCTATGCACCTGCTGATCCCCTTTTGATGGGGTACGCCCGAGGCTGGTCCGTCGCGGAGCCATACGTGATCCGAGCCGCTGAAGACAACCCCAGTGGCGACGAGGGTCCCCAAGCCTGCTGGAGCGGCCCCAGCCTTCCTCTTGAGGCGGTAGGGGATGGGGCTGGGACGGTGATTTCACTAAAAACACCTCAATTGCCATCTTTTTTGCAGCGCTGA
- a CDS encoding methyltransferase domain-containing protein, translating into MREPCLCTPVGFDPRWLKAIPQEVVERDYGCGDPTRWVRCGDRVLDLGSGSGKNAFICAQVVGAEGSVTGVDRNTEMLQLSRSASAAVAAAIGYTNVQFIDGAIEALDAPDPSGHPLVDDASIDVVLSNCVLNLVNPAARDRLLSNIRRVLAPAGRIAISDIISDQPVPVHLQRDPELWSGCISGAWQEDEFLKAFEQLGFEQVRYVDRSVEPWRELEGIKFYAATLVGQLPGRSSGCC; encoded by the coding sequence ATGCGCGAACCATGTCTCTGCACACCTGTTGGGTTCGATCCCCGCTGGTTAAAAGCCATCCCACAGGAGGTTGTGGAAAGGGATTACGGCTGCGGGGACCCCACACGCTGGGTGCGCTGTGGTGATCGTGTGCTGGATCTGGGCAGTGGCAGCGGCAAGAACGCCTTCATCTGCGCTCAGGTTGTTGGGGCAGAGGGATCGGTGACCGGCGTTGATCGCAACACCGAGATGCTGCAGCTGTCCCGTTCTGCTTCTGCTGCTGTGGCGGCAGCAATCGGCTACACCAACGTGCAATTCATCGACGGAGCGATCGAGGCGTTGGATGCACCTGATCCCTCGGGTCATCCTCTCGTTGATGACGCCAGCATCGATGTGGTTCTCAGCAACTGCGTGCTCAATCTGGTGAATCCTGCCGCCCGGGATCGCCTGCTGAGCAACATTCGCCGGGTCTTGGCACCGGCCGGGCGCATTGCCATCAGCGACATCATCTCTGATCAGCCTGTTCCCGTGCATCTGCAGCGAGATCCCGAACTCTGGAGCGGCTGCATCAGCGGCGCCTGGCAAGAAGATGAATTCCTGAAGGCGTTCGAACAGCTCGGGTTCGAGCAGGTTCGTTACGTCGATCGCAGTGTTGAGCCTTGGCGGGAGCTTGAGGGAATCAAGTTCTATGCCGCGACCCTGGTCGGCCAGCTCCCCGGCCGCTCCTCCGGTTGCTGCTGA
- the infA gene encoding translation initiation factor IF-1: MIETSGVIEKEQGNGFYLVTLEQPAGHQCLCRAAGKLTKFRIKLLAGDKVLVEISPYDLTRGRITYRERNAGSPGGRPGGNRPGGPRRR, encoded by the coding sequence ATGATCGAAACGTCGGGCGTGATCGAGAAGGAACAGGGAAACGGGTTCTATCTGGTCACCCTCGAGCAGCCAGCAGGTCATCAGTGCCTCTGCCGGGCGGCTGGAAAGCTCACCAAGTTTCGAATCAAATTGCTGGCAGGGGACAAGGTGCTGGTGGAAATCAGCCCCTATGACCTCACCCGCGGACGCATCACCTACCGGGAGCGCAATGCAGGCTCCCCTGGTGGTCGCCCCGGTGGCAACCGCCCCGGGGGGCCACGGCGGCGTTGA
- the trxB gene encoding thioredoxin-disulfide reductase — MAAGVPAQPSNSQHPDAQIENLVIVGSGPAGYTAAIYAARANLQPLLITGFQRGGIPGGQLMTTTHVENFPGFPDGVLGPDLMDLMKAQAERWGTHLLEADADSIDLSQRPFRIEADGQTIYAHALVIATGASANRLNLPSESQYWSQGISACAICDGATPQFRNEELAVVGGGDSACEEAVYLTKYGSHVHQIVRSDQLRASAAMADRVLANPNITVHWNSEVVDVKGNGWMESLSLRDRGSNDVETLAAKGLFYAIGHTPNTEILNGQLALNAKGYLETQPGRPETSIDGVFAAGDVADAEWRQGITAAGSGCQAALAAERWLTHHNLATLVKRDSVEPQKAEVPKNIDTTTEATYDPAARWQRGGYALRKLYHDSNNPLLVIYTSPTCGPCHVLKPQLRRVIDELDGHAQAVVIDIEADQAIAEQAGVNGTPTVQLFHNKAMVQQWRGVKQRSVFKEAIEQLLVPA, encoded by the coding sequence ATGGCTGCAGGCGTGCCCGCTCAGCCCTCTAACTCTCAGCATCCCGACGCTCAGATCGAAAACCTTGTGATCGTCGGCTCCGGCCCTGCCGGTTACACCGCCGCGATCTATGCAGCCAGAGCCAATCTTCAACCCCTTCTGATCACAGGCTTTCAGCGGGGTGGCATCCCTGGTGGACAGTTGATGACCACCACCCACGTTGAGAACTTCCCGGGCTTCCCCGATGGCGTTCTGGGACCGGATCTGATGGATCTGATGAAGGCTCAGGCCGAGCGCTGGGGCACCCATCTGCTTGAGGCGGATGCCGATTCAATCGATCTGAGCCAACGCCCATTTCGCATCGAAGCGGACGGGCAAACCATTTATGCCCATGCCCTGGTGATCGCGACCGGCGCCAGCGCCAACCGCCTCAACCTGCCCTCGGAATCGCAGTACTGGAGCCAGGGAATCAGCGCCTGCGCCATCTGCGACGGTGCCACCCCCCAGTTCCGCAACGAGGAACTGGCGGTGGTTGGTGGCGGAGATTCCGCCTGCGAAGAAGCGGTGTATCTCACCAAATACGGCAGCCACGTGCATCAGATCGTGCGCTCCGATCAGCTCCGGGCCAGTGCTGCCATGGCCGACCGCGTGCTCGCCAACCCCAACATCACCGTCCACTGGAACAGCGAAGTGGTGGATGTGAAGGGCAACGGCTGGATGGAGTCCCTCAGCCTGCGGGATCGAGGCTCGAACGACGTTGAAACATTGGCTGCCAAGGGCCTGTTTTATGCCATCGGGCACACCCCCAACACCGAGATCCTGAATGGCCAGCTGGCACTGAACGCGAAGGGATACCTCGAAACACAGCCAGGTCGCCCAGAAACCTCCATCGACGGCGTGTTCGCGGCAGGCGATGTGGCCGATGCGGAGTGGCGCCAGGGCATCACCGCTGCTGGCAGCGGCTGTCAGGCGGCATTAGCAGCGGAGCGCTGGCTCACCCATCACAACTTGGCCACACTTGTGAAACGGGACAGCGTTGAGCCTCAAAAAGCCGAGGTGCCGAAAAACATCGACACCACAACCGAAGCGACCTACGACCCTGCGGCCCGCTGGCAAAGGGGCGGTTACGCCCTGCGCAAGCTGTACCACGACAGCAACAACCCTCTGCTTGTGATTTACACCTCACCCACCTGCGGCCCCTGCCATGTGCTGAAGCCTCAGCTGCGCCGGGTGATCGACGAACTCGATGGCCATGCCCAGGCCGTGGTGATCGACATCGAAGCCGATCAGGCGATCGCAGAACAGGCCGGCGTCAACGGCACACCCACAGTGCAGCTGTTCCACAACAAGGCCATGGTGCAGCAGTGGCGCGGTGTGAAGCAGCGCAGCGTGTTCAAAGAGGCGATCGAGCAGCTGCTCGTTCCCGCCTGA
- a CDS encoding peptidylprolyl isomerase produces the protein MRQFRLLALLLLVPLVVSCSSSNSAGLSQGCANAAAACLQGKALVEMTTSKGAITIEVDGDAAPLTAGNFVDLVGRGVYDGTMFHRVVREPVPFVVQGGDPTSKDRSTFTSQLGSGSFVDPESGQARMIPLELKFTDEEAPRYGRVVTNPSELGKLALMHERGAVAMARSQSPDSASAQFYVALKPLPELDGRYAVFGRVTKGLEVVDAIRQGDRITKAVLEQP, from the coding sequence ATGCGTCAATTTCGTCTTCTGGCTTTGCTGTTGCTGGTGCCGTTGGTTGTGAGTTGCAGCAGCTCCAACAGCGCTGGACTGAGTCAGGGTTGCGCTAACGCTGCGGCAGCCTGTCTTCAGGGCAAGGCCCTCGTTGAAATGACCACCAGCAAGGGAGCCATCACGATTGAGGTTGATGGCGATGCAGCCCCCCTGACGGCGGGCAACTTTGTGGATCTTGTGGGTCGAGGGGTCTACGACGGCACGATGTTTCATCGAGTGGTCCGGGAGCCTGTTCCGTTCGTCGTTCAAGGCGGCGATCCAACTTCGAAGGATCGATCCACTTTCACCAGCCAGCTGGGTAGCGGCAGTTTTGTGGATCCGGAGAGTGGTCAGGCCCGCATGATCCCGCTCGAGCTGAAATTCACCGATGAGGAGGCCCCGCGCTACGGCCGTGTGGTGACGAATCCCTCCGAGCTCGGCAAGCTCGCTCTGATGCATGAGCGGGGAGCTGTTGCCATGGCCAGGTCCCAGTCCCCTGATTCAGCCAGTGCGCAGTTTTACGTTGCCTTGAAGCCCCTTCCGGAGTTGGACGGACGCTATGCCGTCTTTGGACGGGTCACGAAAGGTCTGGAGGTGGTTGATGCCATCCGGCAGGGTGATCGCATCACCAAGGCGGTTCTTGAACAACCTTGA
- a CDS encoding alpha/beta fold hydrolase yields MTAAALHTADWGDHSRWRWRHLDCHWRVMGADQGLPPVLLLHGFGASSAHWRHLAPLLAASGFRVFALDLVGFGASDQPGWNARRPLDNRLWALQGLAFIRQVIQRPAVLIGNSLGGLTALTAAVLDPAWVKAVVAAPLPDPALIQPLPVRRSPGQRLLQRRLLTLVLRLLPLELIVPLISRTPLLKNALQGAYQQSIRHDSELLQLIARPARRATAARALRAMSIGMATRPRGATAPALLNQLDGRLPLLLLWGRQDRFVPLSIGTATAARYPWLNLEILENCGHCPHDERPEELLSILLPWLDRNLGVSSAVGTGQRE; encoded by the coding sequence GTGACTGCCGCTGCACTCCACACTGCCGATTGGGGTGACCACAGCCGCTGGCGGTGGAGGCACCTCGACTGCCACTGGCGCGTGATGGGTGCAGATCAAGGACTCCCGCCCGTGCTCCTGCTCCATGGGTTCGGAGCCAGCAGCGCCCACTGGAGGCACCTTGCACCTTTACTGGCTGCTTCCGGCTTTCGCGTCTTCGCCCTCGATCTGGTCGGATTTGGAGCATCTGATCAACCCGGCTGGAACGCCCGTCGCCCCCTGGACAACAGGCTTTGGGCTCTTCAAGGGCTCGCTTTCATCCGCCAGGTGATTCAGCGGCCCGCTGTGCTGATCGGCAACTCCCTTGGAGGGCTCACCGCCCTCACAGCGGCGGTGCTCGATCCCGCCTGGGTCAAGGCGGTCGTCGCCGCCCCACTGCCGGATCCAGCCTTGATTCAACCGCTGCCGGTACGCCGTTCACCAGGCCAGCGCTTGCTGCAGAGACGGCTGCTGACCTTGGTTTTGAGACTGCTCCCCCTGGAGTTGATCGTTCCCCTGATCAGCCGCACCCCCCTGCTGAAGAATGCCTTGCAAGGGGCTTATCAGCAGTCGATCCGGCACGACAGCGAACTGCTGCAACTGATCGCTCGCCCGGCCCGTCGAGCGACAGCCGCGCGAGCCCTGCGGGCCATGAGCATCGGCATGGCAACGCGGCCGCGGGGCGCCACGGCACCAGCGCTGCTTAACCAGCTCGATGGCCGATTACCGCTGCTGTTGCTTTGGGGCCGCCAGGACCGTTTTGTGCCCTTGAGCATCGGCACAGCAACCGCCGCGCGCTACCCATGGTTGAACCTTGAAATTCTCGAAAACTGCGGCCACTGCCCCCATGACGAAAGGCCGGAGGAGTTGCTGAGCATCCTGCTTCCCTGGCTGGACCGTAATTTGGGAGTTAGCAGTGCGGTGGGGACAGGACAGCGCGAATGA
- a CDS encoding photosystem I assembly protein Ycf4, with product MSAEVLEQPVLGSRRLSNYLVASAVSIGGLGFLLASLSSFLGTDLLPLGHPAALIFVPQGLIMGLYSIAAALLATYLWYVIGVNVGSGLNRFDKQAGLVTITRRGFRQPISVEIALKDVKAVKVEVRDGFNARRRVSLRVQGRRDLPLTRVGEPLPLAQLEQDGAELARFLGVNLEGL from the coding sequence ATGTCGGCAGAGGTACTCGAGCAACCGGTGCTCGGATCCCGGCGATTGTCCAACTATCTCGTGGCCTCCGCGGTCAGCATCGGAGGGTTGGGATTTTTGCTGGCCTCCCTCTCCAGCTTTCTTGGCACAGACCTGTTGCCGCTGGGCCATCCGGCTGCGCTGATCTTTGTTCCCCAGGGCCTGATCATGGGGCTCTACAGCATCGCGGCCGCTCTTCTGGCGACCTACCTCTGGTATGTGATCGGAGTGAATGTTGGCTCCGGTCTCAACCGCTTTGACAAGCAGGCAGGGCTGGTGACGATCACGCGGCGTGGGTTCCGCCAGCCGATCAGCGTTGAAATAGCTCTGAAGGATGTGAAGGCGGTGAAGGTGGAGGTTCGCGATGGCTTCAATGCCCGTCGGCGTGTCTCTTTAAGGGTTCAGGGACGCCGCGACCTGCCGCTCACCCGCGTTGGTGAACCGCTTCCCCTGGCCCAGCTTGAACAGGACGGTGCTGAACTGGCCCGCTTCCTTGGCGTCAACCTCGAAGGACTCTGA
- a CDS encoding pseudouridine synthase: MAHQQNQRDVLLLYKPYGCLSQFTQEAGSRWNCLADLIKLPGVYPAGRLDADSEGLLLLTNHGRLQQRLTDPRFGHWRSYWVQVEGTPTQHQLQQLRDGISIQGRQTLPAQVRWLKGDAIPALPERDPPIRFRKSIPTHWLEVSLREGRNRQVRRMTAAVGLPTLRLLRCRIDLMDGDPPLSLDGLKPGDWRPVNPSEHKRLTQLLNQQGISSNRRSGRGAGRPGSRHRT, translated from the coding sequence GTGGCACACCAACAAAACCAACGCGACGTTCTGCTGCTGTACAAGCCCTACGGATGCTTGAGTCAGTTCACACAAGAAGCTGGCAGTCGCTGGAACTGCCTGGCTGATCTGATCAAGCTGCCAGGGGTCTATCCCGCAGGCCGTCTGGATGCCGACAGCGAAGGACTGCTGCTGCTTACCAACCATGGGCGGCTGCAACAACGACTCACCGATCCACGCTTTGGCCATTGGCGCAGCTACTGGGTTCAGGTGGAGGGCACACCCACTCAGCACCAGCTGCAGCAACTCCGCGACGGAATTTCAATCCAAGGCCGGCAAACCCTTCCTGCTCAGGTGCGATGGCTGAAAGGGGATGCCATTCCTGCCCTGCCCGAACGTGACCCTCCGATCCGCTTCCGCAAAAGCATCCCAACCCACTGGCTGGAGGTCTCCCTGCGAGAAGGCCGCAACCGTCAGGTCCGTCGGATGACCGCCGCCGTCGGACTACCAACCCTGCGACTGCTGCGCTGCCGCATCGATTTGATGGATGGTGATCCGCCCTTGAGCCTGGATGGCCTCAAACCCGGTGATTGGCGACCGGTGAACCCAAGCGAACACAAGCGGCTGACACAGCTGCTCAACCAACAGGGAATCAGCAGCAACCGGAGGAGCGGCCGGGGAGCTGGCCGACCAGGGTCGCGGCATAGAACTTGA
- the ilvN gene encoding acetolactate synthase small subunit, with translation MKHTLSVLVEDESGALSRIAGLFARRGFNIDSLAVGPAENDGQSRLTMVVEGDDQTLQQMTKQLDKLVNVLQVLDLTQRPAVERELMLLKVSAPAQTRSAIFDLVQVFRAKVVDVADEALTLEVVGDPGKLVALERLLAPYGILEIARTGKVALERASGVNTELLKAIPSGSRVPA, from the coding sequence ATGAAGCACACCCTCTCGGTGCTGGTTGAAGACGAATCCGGAGCTCTCAGCCGGATCGCCGGACTGTTCGCACGTCGCGGCTTCAACATCGACAGCCTTGCCGTTGGTCCGGCGGAAAACGATGGCCAGTCCCGACTCACGATGGTGGTGGAGGGGGATGACCAGACCCTGCAGCAAATGACCAAACAGCTGGACAAGCTTGTGAATGTGCTTCAGGTGCTGGATCTCACCCAACGGCCTGCCGTGGAACGGGAGCTGATGTTGCTGAAGGTTTCCGCACCGGCACAGACTCGAAGCGCGATCTTCGATCTGGTTCAGGTGTTCCGGGCCAAGGTGGTGGATGTGGCCGATGAGGCCCTCACCCTGGAAGTGGTGGGAGATCCCGGCAAATTGGTGGCTCTCGAACGCCTGTTGGCGCCCTACGGAATTCTGGAAATCGCCCGCACCGGCAAGGTGGCTCTCGAGCGGGCCTCCGGCGTGAACACAGAGCTGTTGAAAGCCATCCCCAGCGGCAGCCGGGTACCGGCTTAA